In the genome of Terriglobia bacterium, one region contains:
- a CDS encoding baseplate J/gp47 family protein has product MNPATANLIDRPYLEVVDDILTAVTGGVVKEPIFYDVKEDLYVLSRRASDIRSISGTQDQKHQTFQKEIDYVFSEGDNAVVWQKGGHGPDDDTTFYVNYFPASQSLSPLTDINVGSVTRTLSEAVGREIATVFQEVNAAYLAGFIDTAKGQSLELVVSILDVTRKTKEFARGLVTFFRDPAAADGNITIPEGTLLSTTKGEAEFVTTQPRTLQRGQPRIDVPVRAGDDFKGSKGVQPAGAITTLQQAITGITRVTNFDATVLGADDESDDDLRLRAKAKLQGLDKATLAALTRVVFEERAVLTEIWDPNGAPGKQSDPGNVVLLVQSSPERFESLRSAVNETRAAGVLTALVAKYVFFKLRMVISISSGLTAAGKMKVVGEVIASVQQYTDGLDAGKPASGADIIKAIVKDVKEVGDPKNIKVVDVLTWRADIGKPGAQALVDLILQAVQSAPAGNSDAVRAAVTTVISDAAPGPPSERRIADRSLVQGPGGQRATDQEIEAGTFQVVAKVNGEDWTVALDLTPDDILLVER; this is encoded by the coding sequence GTGAACCCGGCAACTGCAAACCTGATTGACCGTCCGTACCTGGAAGTGGTGGATGACATTCTGACCGCCGTGACCGGCGGTGTGGTCAAAGAGCCGATCTTCTACGATGTCAAGGAAGACCTGTACGTGCTTTCGCGTCGGGCGAGCGATATCCGCAGCATCTCCGGTACCCAGGACCAGAAACACCAGACCTTCCAGAAAGAGATCGACTACGTTTTTTCGGAAGGCGACAACGCCGTCGTGTGGCAGAAAGGCGGCCACGGTCCTGACGATGACACTACTTTTTACGTCAACTATTTCCCGGCCAGCCAAAGTCTTTCGCCACTGACCGACATCAACGTGGGCAGCGTGACCCGCACGCTCAGCGAAGCGGTGGGGCGGGAAATCGCCACCGTCTTTCAAGAAGTCAATGCCGCCTATCTGGCGGGATTCATTGACACTGCCAAAGGACAGTCGCTCGAGCTGGTCGTTTCTATCCTGGATGTAACGCGCAAGACCAAAGAGTTTGCCAGAGGACTGGTGACCTTTTTCCGCGATCCGGCGGCCGCAGACGGCAACATCACGATTCCCGAAGGGACCTTGTTGAGCACCACCAAGGGTGAGGCGGAGTTTGTCACGACCCAGCCGAGAACTCTGCAGCGGGGCCAGCCGCGCATCGATGTCCCCGTGCGCGCCGGTGATGATTTCAAGGGCAGCAAAGGCGTCCAGCCCGCGGGAGCCATTACGACTCTGCAACAGGCGATCACCGGAATCACCCGGGTCACCAATTTTGACGCCACCGTGCTCGGCGCCGACGACGAGAGTGATGATGACCTTCGGTTACGCGCCAAAGCCAAGCTCCAGGGGCTCGACAAAGCTACCCTGGCGGCGCTGACGCGCGTGGTCTTTGAAGAGCGCGCGGTGCTGACCGAGATCTGGGACCCGAACGGCGCTCCCGGTAAGCAATCGGACCCAGGCAACGTGGTGCTGCTGGTGCAGAGTTCTCCTGAGCGTTTCGAAAGTCTGCGGTCGGCGGTAAACGAGACGCGGGCTGCCGGCGTGCTGACTGCGCTGGTGGCCAAATACGTTTTTTTCAAACTGCGCATGGTCATCTCCATTTCCTCAGGCTTGACGGCCGCGGGAAAGATGAAGGTTGTGGGCGAGGTGATTGCTTCCGTCCAGCAATACACCGACGGCCTGGATGCGGGCAAGCCGGCGAGCGGCGCCGACATCATCAAAGCCATCGTCAAAGACGTGAAGGAAGTGGGCGATCCTAAAAACATCAAGGTCGTTGATGTCCTGACCTGGAGGGCCGATATCGGCAAGCCCGGAGCGCAGGCCCTTGTCGATCTGATTCTGCAGGCAGTGCAATCGGCCCCGGCCGGCAACAGCGACGCTGTGCGCGCCGCCGTGACCACTGTCATCTCGGATGCGGCCCCCGGCCCGCCTTCCGAACGCCGCATTGCCGATCGCAGCCTGGTACAGGGACCGGGTGGCCAGCGCGCGACGGACCAGGAGATCGAGGCCGGCACGTTCCAGGTCGTCGCCAAGGTGAACGGCGAAGACTGGACCGTAGCGCTCGACCTGACACCTGACGACATTCTTCTGGTGGAGCGCTGA
- a CDS encoding GPW/gp25 family protein, producing MAFLQERFGADLKLLGNLEFQNDRARGSDLFYGTRPETRQVDLQTLAGNENLEQALLLRFLTPMGELALLGHPDYGSRLSELIGELNNDTNRNRAKMYVLQALALEPRIKKVLRLTVTPNLARRDQIDISMTLSVIDSDTPLNLVFPFFLQGGGKP from the coding sequence GTGGCGTTCTTACAAGAAAGATTCGGAGCCGACCTGAAATTGCTGGGCAACCTGGAATTTCAGAACGACCGCGCGCGCGGCAGCGATTTGTTCTACGGGACGCGGCCTGAAACCCGTCAGGTCGATTTGCAGACGCTTGCCGGCAATGAAAATCTGGAGCAGGCACTGCTTCTGCGCTTCCTGACCCCCATGGGCGAACTGGCGCTGCTTGGGCACCCTGACTACGGTTCGCGATTGTCTGAATTGATTGGCGAGCTGAACAACGACACCAATCGCAATCGCGCGAAGATGTACGTCTTGCAGGCCCTGGCCCTGGAGCCGCGCATCAAAAAAGTCCTCCGCTTGACGGTTACGCCAAACCTGGCCCGCCGCGACCAGATCGACATCAGCATGACTCTGTCGGTCATCGACAGCGACACTCCCTTGAATCTTGTTTTTCCTTTCTTCCTGCAAGGAGGCGGTAAACCGTGA